Within Mycobacterium heckeshornense, the genomic segment ACGACGATGAGCCGCCCGTCGCGCGGGTTGACCGCGAATTGGATGTTACAGCCTCCGGTGTCGACACCGACCTCGCGCAGAATCGCGATGGCCAGGTCGCGCATCCGCTGGTATTCCCGGTCGGTCAGCGTCATCGCCGGCGCTACGGTCACCGAGTCGCCGGTATGCACGCCCATCGGGTCGACGTTTTCGATCGAGCAGACCACGACCACGTTGTCGTGGCCGTCGCGCATCAGCTCGAGCTCGAATTCCTTCCAGCCATAGATGGATTCCTCGATCAGCACGTTAGCGCTGGGCGAGGCGGCCAGCCCGGCGCCGGCCATCCGATCGACCTGCTCGGCGCTGTACGCCATGCCCGAGCCCAGGCCGCCCATGGTGAAGCTGGGCCGAACCACGACCGGCAGCCCCAGCTCCGCGACGGTCTCGCGGACCTCAGCCAGAGTGAAACACACGCGGCTGCGCGCTGATTCGCCACCGACCTTGGCGACGATGTCTTTGAACCGCTGGCGGTCCTCCCCGCGCTGGATGGCGTCGAAGTCGGCGCCGATCAACTCGACCCCGTAGCGTTCCAGCACTCCGTTGTCATAGAGCGCGACCGCGGTGTTCAGCGCGGTCTGTCCGCCCAGGGTTGCCAGCAGCGCGTCGATCTTGTTGCCGCGCTGGGCCTGTTGAGCGATCACGTGTTCCACGAAGGCTGGCGTGATGGGTTCGACATAGGTGTAGTCGGCGAACTCCGGATCGGTCATGATCGTGGCGGGGTTCGAGTTGACCAGGCTGACCAGTAGCCCTTCGGCTTTGAGCACCCGGCAGGCCTGGGTGCCCGAGTAGTCGAATTCGCAGGCTTGCCCGATGACGATCGGTCCGGAGCCGATCACCAGCACGTGACGCAGGTCGGGGCGGCGTGGCACTAGTGCTCCTCTCCTGCCATCAACTCCACGAACTGGTCGAAAAGGTATTCCGCGTCGTGCGGCCCGGCCGCCGCCTCGGGGTGGTACTGCACCGAAAACGCGCGCCCGTTGGTCAGTTTGACGCCTTCGACGACACCGTCGTTGGCGCAGGTGTGGCTGACGATCGCCGTTCCGAACGGGGTGTCGAATCGCTGACCCGCTTCGCCCTGCAGCGCAAAGCCGTGGTTCTGCGCGGTGATCGCGACCCGCCCGGTCGCATGGTCGATCACCGGCACGTTGATGCCGCGGTGGCCGAACACCATCTTGTAGGTGGACAGACCCAGTGCGCGGCCCAGGATCTGGTTGCCGAAACAGATGCCGAACAAGGGGATTCCGGCGTCCAGCACCCGTCGGGTGACGGCGACGACGTGGTCGGCGGTGGCGGGATCGCCGGGGCCATTGGACAGGAAGACTCCATGCGGCTTGATCTCGGCGATCTGCTCGAACGTCGCCGACGACGGCAGCACATGGCTGCGGATCCCGCGCCTGGCGAAATTGCGCGGCGTGTTGGTCTTGATCCCGAGATCGACTGCGGCCACGGTAAACCGATGCGGCCCTTGGGGTTCGACGATATAGGTGTCGTCGGTGCTGACCTGGCCGGCCAGGTCGGCGCCGAGCATCGGCGGCTGGGCGCGCACCCGCTCGAGCAGTTCCTCGCGGTCGGCCAGCGCGGGACCGGAGAACACACCCGCCTTCATCGAGCCGAAGTGGCGAAGGTGCCGCACCACGGCGCGGGTGTCGATCCCGGCGACGCCGACAATGTGCTGGCGGACCAGTTCGTCCTCCAGCGTGGTGGTTGCCCGCCAGTTCGAGGCCCGCGGTGACGGGTCGCGCACCGCGTACCCGGCCACCCAGATCCGCTCGCCGCGGCTTTCGGAGTCTTCGGTGTTCCAGCCGGTGTTGCCGATCTGCGGCGCGGTCGCCACCACGATCTGGCGGTGATAGCTGGGATCGGTCAAGGTTTCCTGATAGCCGGACATCCCGGTGGAAAACACCGCCTCGCCGAGGGTTTGGCCGATCGCGCCGAATGGTGTCCCGGTGAAAATCCGGCCGTCCTCGAGAACCAGTACGGCCTTGCCGACGGGACCTCCTGCGGCCGGCGTGTGCGAATTCATACCGGGCACTTCCCGTCGCGGGCGGTGATTTTGCCGCGCAGCAACGTCGCGGTCACCGTCGCCGGCAACGACATTGACTCGTAGGGGGTGTTGGCCGAGCGGCTGGCCAGTTCAGCGCCGGCGACGGTCCAGGTGGCGTCCGGGTCGACGACGACGAGGTTGGCCGGCTCGCCCACCTCCAGCGGGCGGCCGTGACCGGGCAAACCGGCGATGCGCGCCGGGTTCTCGCTCATCACCCGCGCGACGTCACGCCAGGTCAATAGCCCGGGCACCACCATGGTCTGCGCCACCACCGACAGCGCGGTCTGCAGCCCGAGCATGCCCGGACGCGCCGCGGCAAACTCCACACACTTCTCGTGGTCGGCGTGCGGGGCGTGATCGGTGGCCACACAGTCGATTACCCCATCGGCCAGGGCCTGACGCAATGCGGCGGCGTCGGCGGACTCACGCAGCGGCGGGTTGACGCGGTACACGCCGTCGTAGGTTGCGAGCCTGGAATCGTCGAGCATCAGGTGATGCGGGGCGACCTCGGCGGTAATCGAAATACCTTGTGCCTTAGCCCATTTGAGAATCTCGACGGTCCCGGCGGTGGAAGCGTGGCAGATATGCACCCGGGCCCCGGCGTCGCGGGCCAGCAGCGCGTCGCGCGCGACGATCGACTCCTCGGCCGCCCGCGGCCATCCGGCCAGGCCAAGCCGGGCGGCATTGGGCCCCTCGTGGGCGACGGCGCTGACGGTGAGTCGCGGCTCCTCGGCGTGCTGGGCGATCAGCACCCCCAGCCCGGTGGCGTACTCCAGGGCGCGGCGCATGACCAACGGATCGGCCACACAGTTGCCGTCGTCGGAGAACATCCGCACCTGAGCGGCGCCGGCGGCCATCATGCCCATCTCGGTGAGCTCTTTTCCGGCCAGTCCCATCGTCACCGCGCCGACCGGGTGCACGTCGACCAAACCCACCTGCTGGCCCCGCTGCCAGACGTGGTCGGTGACCACCGGGCTGTCGGCGACAGGGTTGGTGTTGGCCATCGCGAACACTGCGGTGTATCCGCCCAAAGCGGCTGCAGCCGAACCGGTTTCGATGTCTTCCGCGTATTCGCGGCCCGGTTCACGCAGGTGAGCGTGCAGGTCGACAAACCCCGGCAGCAGGACCTGCCCGGTGGCGTCGATCACGTCGGCGTCTTCTGGAATCTGAAGTCGCGCACCGATGTCGACGATCTGCCCGTCATCGACCAGTACGTCGACGCGATTGCCCTCGCCGTAGCGGCGCACACCGCGGATCAACACGCTCACGCCGCGACCTCCTGTGCTCCTACCAAGACGTGGAACAGCACCGCCATCCGCACGTGCACGCCGTTGGAAACCTGTTGCAGCACAGCGGACTGCGACGAGTCGGCCACCGAGGACTCGATCTCCATGCCGCGCAGCATCGGGCCGGGATGCAGCACCACGGCATGGCCGGGCAGCAGCGCCTGGCGCCGGTCGGAGAGCCCGTAGAGCACCGAATACTCGCGGGCGGACGGGAAGAAACCGCCGTGCATCCGTTCGGCCTGCACCCGCAGCATCAACACCGCGTCGGCGGCGGGCAGTTCGGCGTCGAGGTCGTAGGACACCGTCACCGGCCATTCGGTCACCCCGACCGGCAGCAGCGTCGGCGGTGCCACCAGCACCACCTCGGCGCCCAGCGTGGCCAGCAGCATCACGTTGGAGCGGGCCACCCGGCTGTGCAGGATGTCGCCGACGATCACGATGCGCCGCCCGTCGATGCCGCCGAGGCGCTGCCGGATGGTCAGCGCGTCCAGCAGGGCCTGCGTCGGGTGCTCGTGGGTGCCGTCGCCGGCGTTGATCACCGAGGGGCCTGAGCCGTTGGCGCAGGTCCAGTCGGCCAACCGGTGCGCCGCACCGGAGGCGGGATGGCGGATCACCAGCGCGTCGGCGCCGGCGGCGCGCAGGGTCAGCGCGGTATCGCGCAGCGATTCGCCTTTGCCCACCGACGATCCCGTCGCGCTGACGTTGATCACGTCGGCGCTCATCAACTTGCCGGCGACTTCGAAGGACACCCGGGTGCGGGTGGAGTTCTCGTAGAACATCGTGATGATGGTGCGGCCGCGCAGCGTCGGCAGCTTCTTGACCTCACGGCCCACCAGGGCCTGCGCGAACCGGTCGGCGTCGTCGAGGATCGCGGTCGCCTCGTCGCGGCTCAGGTCATTGGCAGCCAACAAGTGTCGCGTCATCGCGAAATCACCACCTGATCGCGCCCGTCGTGTTCGGCCAGCAGCACGTGCACGCTTTCGCTGCGGGAGGTGGGCACGTTTTTGCCGACGTAGTCGGCGCGCAGCGGCAGTTCACGGTGGCCGCGGTCGACCAGCACCGCCAGTTGCACGGCGCGGGGCCGACCGATATCGCGCAGCGCGTCAAGTGCGCAGCGCACCGAGCGCCCGGAGTACAACACATCGTCGACCAGGATCACCAGCGCGTCGTCGATGCCCGCGGTCGGGATGGAGGTGGCCTCCAGCGGCCGCGGCGGCTTTTGCATCAGGTCGTCGCGGTACAGGGTGATGTCGAGCGCGCCGTGGTCGACCTGGACGCCGGAAAACTCGGCGATGCGGGAGGCCAGCCGCTTCGCCAGCGTCACTCCGCGGGTGGGGATGCCGAGCAGCACTACCCGCGGACCATCGGACCCGTCGAGTGCGGTCTTTTCGATGATTTGGTGGGCGATGCGGGAAATGGTGCGCCCCACGTCGGCCGCCGACATCAATTCGCGGGGCTCGCTGCCTACGCCGGTCTTGCCCGCAGCACCCATCCGAAACTTGACCTCCTTCTCCGCCTCGCCGGACGGATCGTTAAAGGATGTCGACTGCCGGCCAGCGTAGCATTGCGCGGCTCACGGATGTCCGCTGCGGCCCGCGCGTGGCAATGCGGTGCGAGCACGCACACGCCAACTGTCGGTGCCGTGGTTTAGCATCGCAAGTATGTTCGATTCGGGTGTGCTGACGGCGGTGGATCCGCAGGCCGACGAGGCAGTGCTGATCGCGCGCATCGCGGAGCTTGAGCGGCTGAAGTCCGCCGCCGCCGCAGGTCAGGCGCGGGCGGCCGCGGCCCTGGACGGATTGCGGCGCTCGACTGAGGCCGCTGCCGGGGTGCCGGCAGCCCAGCGAGGGCGCGGCGTGGCCAGCGAGATTGCGCTGGCGCGACGGGATTCGCCAGCGCGCGGCGGCCGGCACCTGGGGTTCGCGAAGGCGTTGGTGTACGAGATGCCGCACACGCTGGCCGCGCTGGAAGCCGGGCAGCTGTCCGAGTGGCGGGCCACGCTGATCGTGCGGGAATCGGCCTGCCTGGACGTCGAGGACCGCCGGACGCTCGATGCGCAGCTGTGCGCCGACATGTCCAAGTTGGACGGGATGGGCGATGCGCGGATCACCGCGGCTGCGAAAGACATCGCCTACCGGCTCAATGCGCAGGCCGTGGTCGATCGCGCTGCCAAAGCCGCCTCCGAGCGTACGGTGACAATCCGCCCCGCCCCCGACACCATGACTTGGGTGACGGCGTTACTTCCGGTCGCACAGGGTGTTGCGGTGTATGCCGCACTCAAGCGGGCGGCGGACACGACATTCGATGACCGCTCGCGCGGCCAGGTGATGGCGGACACGTTGGTCGAACGGGTCACCGGACGGCCCGCCGGCGTAGCGGAACCGGTCGCGGTCAACGTCGTCATCTCCGACGAGACGCTGCTGGGCGGCGACAATGCCGCCGCAGTAGTCGACGGGTATGGGCCGATCCCGGCGGCCGTTGCGCGCAGTCTGGTCAGCGACGCGGTCACCGACACCCGGTCGCGGGCCACGCTGCGCCGGCTTTACCGTCATCCCCGCTCTGGGGCCTTGGTGGCGATGGAGTCGCGGGCGCGCTGTTTCCCGAAGGGCCTCGCCACCTTTATCGGGTTGCGGGATCAGCGATGTCGCACCCCCTACTGTGATGCCCCTATCCGGCACCGCGACCACGCCCAGCCACACAATCGCGGCGGACCCACCAATGCGGCGAACGGACTTGGGTCATGTGAGCGCTGCAACTACGTCAAGGAAGCTCACGGGTGGCACGTCAGCACCACGATGGACGAAACTGGCTGGCACATAGCCGAATTCATCACACCGACCGGCGCGCACTACTGCTCGACGGCGCCGCCGCAACCGGGGCGGCCCGAGATATTCGTTCACGAGGTCGAACCCCGAATCGGCATCACCCTGCCCCGACTGCACGCCGCCTAGCTGACGCACGACTCAGGCTAGGCTGGCAAATATGACGGGCTTTCCCGTCTAGATTTCGACGCTCTGTACTGTCTCGACGACGACGGCAAGCACAGCTACGCCAACGCGGTGCACCGCGCCACCCGCGACGGCGAGCCGGCCACGGTGCGGCGGAAGTAGAGGGCACCGAGGTCAGTAGTCTCACCCGGGTGAATCTCGAGGGCAATCAGGCCTCCATCCGCGAAGCCTGCGACGCGGGTCTACTCGCCGGCGCGGTGACAATGGTCTGGCGACACGGAAAAGTATTGCAGGTCAACGAGATCGGCTATCGCGACGTCGGCGCCGGGCTGCCGATGCAGCGTGACACCTTGTTTCGCATTGCTTCGATGACCAAGCCGGTCACTGTCGCGGTGGCGATGAGTCTGGTGGACGAGGGCAAGCTGGCGCTGCGCGACCCCATCGTGCGCTGGCTGCCGGAGTTCGCCGATATGCGCGTGTTGGACGACCCCGTTGGCCCGCTGGATCGCACGCACCCGGCGCAACGGGCGATCCTGGTCGAAGACCTGCTCACCCATACCAGCGGTCTGGCGTACGGATTCTCCGTGTCCGGGCCGATCTCACGGGCCTATGTCCGGCTCCCGTTCGGACAAGGCCCCGACGTGTGGCTGGCCGCGCTTGCCGAACTGCCGCTGGTGCACCAGCCCGGTGAGCGAATGACCTACGGCCATGGCATCGACGTGGTCGGCGTGCTGGTGTCGCGGATCGAGGCCAAACCATTTCACCAGGTCCTTGACGAGCGCATCCTGCAGCCACTGGGCATGCACGACACCGGCTTTTACGTCCCGGCCGAAAAGCGCTCCCGGGTGGCGACGATGTATGCGCTCGACGAGAACGATCGGTTGCGCCACGACGTGATGGGCCCGCCGCAGCTGGCACCGCCCGCGTTTCCCAACGCCGGCGGTGGATTATGGTCGGCCGCCGACGATTACCTGCGGTTCGCGCGGATGCTGCTGGGCGACGGCGTGATAGACGGGGTGCGGGTGCTGTCGGCCGAATCGGCGCGAGCTATGCGCACCGATCGGCTGACCGCCGAGCAGAAACAGCATCCTTTCCTGGGTGCGCCGTTCTGGATTGGCCGTGGGTTCGGACTCAATCTCTCGGTCGTGACCGACCCGACGAAATCCGGGCCGATCTTCGGCCCGGGCGGGGCGGGGACGTTCAGTTGGCCCGGCGCTTACGGGACGTGGTGGCAGGCTGACCCGTCCGCGGACCTGATCCTGCTGTACTTCGTGCAAAACCTTCCCGCGCTGTCGTCGGACGCGGCTGCAGCCGTCGCCGGCAACACGTCCCGGGCGAAACTGCAAGCGGTACAACCGAAGTTCGTTCGCCACACCTATCGCGCGCTGGAGCTATAGGGCCTCACCGAACTAGTCTGCGGGTACCGCTAATGACGCAGCATCACATCGAGGAACCACTCCCGGCGGCCGGCGGCCTGCGGGTTGGGCCGCGGACCCGACAGATACAAGAACCCGATCCCCGCGGCGAAGGTAACGTCGGCGCGCATGTCGGCCTCTTCGGGGTCGAAACCGTCGTCGAGGTATGCCCGCCGTACCGCGGCCACCACCCGTCGGTCCGAATCGCGCACCGCCGCAGCCACCGCAGGCTCCGACCGGGCCCATTCCCGCATCGCGCGCTCGAGCATCCAGTGCCGAGGACCGACCAACGCGGTCATCATCCGCGACAGCCGCTGCCGCGGCGGATCGGCCGCGAGTGCGTCGAAAAATCCGCGATCCTCATCGCGAACAGCGGCCCAGGTATCGAGAAGTGCGCGACGGTAGGCCCTCATGTCGCTGAAATGCCAATAGAAACTGCCCCTGGTCACACCGAGCCGACGGCATAATCGGTCGATCGTCAGGGCTTTGATGCCATCCTCGGCGAGAATCCGAAAACCGGTCTGGACCCAGTCATCCACCGTCAGGCGGTGATTGGCGCAGCCGCTCGTCACGCCAGGAAAGCGTAGTCAGTAAGCTGCCGATAGACCGGTGTAATTGGACATATATGTCATAGTGTTACGCGCATGTCGCAGCCGACAGTCCTGATCAGCGGAGCCGGGATCGGTGGACCCGCCCTGGCCCACTGGCTCACCCGGTATGGATATCGGGTCATCGTTGTCGAGGTCGCACCGGATCTTCGTCTGGGCGGCCAGACCGTCGACCTGCGCGGTGCCGGGCGGACCGTGGTCGAGCGGATGGGCCTGATGGACCGGATGCGGGAACGCTGTCTGTATCAGAGGGGAATTGCGTGGGTGACCGCCGAGGGGCGGCGGCGCGCGGAGATGCCGGTCGGCGCATTCCACGGCAACGGCGTGGTCAGTGAATTCGAGATCCTGCGCGGCGATCTCGTCGATGTCCTCTACCAGGCCACCGCCAGGCACGTGGAATACCGTTTCGGGCAGCGCATTACGTCGTTGGAACAACACGACGACGATGTCGTGGCGACGCTGTCGGATGGCAGCACGATCCGCGCCGGCCTGGTGGTCGGGGCCGACGGCCCGCATTCTGGTGTGCGCCGGCTGGTATTCGGGCCAGAAGAGCGCTACCTTCGCCCGCTGGGCGGCTACCACGCCTGGTTCACCGCACCCGACACCGCTGGCCTGGATGGCTGGTTTCTGATGTATGTCGCGCCCGGCGGGCTCAATGCCTCCATGCGGCCCTCGCATGAGGCCGCTGTCGCCAAGGCCGGTTTGGCCTTTCGCTCAGATCCATTGGATTACGACCGCAGTGACCGCGACGCGCAATGCGACCTGCTGGCACAGCGGTTCGCCGGCGCGGGCTGGCAGTGCGACGCCTTGGTCGCGGCCGCGCGCAAGGCCGACGACTTCCATTTCGATGCGTTCGCCCAGGTTCACATGGACGCCTGGTCGGCGGGACGGGTCACGCTGGTCGGTGACGCCGGCTACTGCGCATCACCGCTCAGCGGTATGGGTACCAGCCTGGCGCTGGTGGGCGCCTACGTGTTGGCCGGCGAACTCGGCCAGGCCGACGGTGCGGGGATCGGCACCGAGCGGTTGCGGGCCGCGCTGCACCGCTACCACACCGTCATGCGACCGTATGTGGATCGGTGCCAGAAGATACCCAACGGCATCGACGGCTTCGTTCCCAAGTCCGCCTTCGATATTCGCTTGAACGCTCTGGCTATGAAGTACATGCAACGCTGGCCGTTCCGGCCCCTTGCCGAACGGCTGTGGTTTACCACCGCCGACGCTATCGACTTGCCCGACTACACAGCTTCACGCCCGGAGGCGCGTCGCGCATAGGCCCGCACGTCGGCGTCGCTGTCTTTGACCGCGATGCCGAGCGCGTCCCGCGCGGCGGGTTCGTCGACCCATCGCGTGAGGGCCAACACCGCCGCCTTGCGCACGTCGGGATGCTCGTCGCCCAACAGGGGCGTCAGCCTCGGCACTGCGCTCTTAGCCGCCGCACCCGCCAGCGCCCGCGCGGCACCCTGGCGCACCTGCCAGGCCGATGACCGCGACGCTTCGTCGACGGTCACGAGATCGCTCTCCTCGCAACCTAAATCACCCAACGCAGCGAGGGCTGCCGCCCGCACCAGCGGGTCGGTGTCGGCGACCAAAGCGCGGACGGTGTCGGCGCCGGCCCGCAGGGTGGCCAGGCCGTTGGCCGCAGCGATGCGGACTTCGCGGTTGTCGTCGCCGACCGCAGCGCCAACCCCGGCAGCGTCGTCGATCGATACCAGCGCGCGTACAGCCTCGACGCGCACCCGGTGGTCAGCGTCGGACAGTGCGCGGCGGTAGTGACCGGGGGGTGCCCTCGCGGCGCGCGGCCAGAACATGGACTGCAACTGCCCGGACAACCGCATCCGGAGAATGCAGATAAGACTGGGCCGCAACGGGTTGCGGCAAGATTTCGACAAGTTCGCGGACCCCGTCGGCCGCGGCGCGTCGGACCCCCCGGGTCGTCGTCGTCAAGGGCAGCTAGCAGCGCAGGCGCGTAGTCGGTCGGCGTGTGTTCGGTCAGGATCGCCACCGCAGTCCGGCGCACCCGCGGGTCCGGATCGCCTAGGTAGGCCGCCAGGTCGGCGGTGCTCGGATGTTCGCATGCGAGCACTTCGGCGATGCGGGATGATGGCGGATCGGTCGGGGCGGGCGCCTGTGGTTTCGGAGCTGTGGTGCTGGTCGGCGCCCGACCGCCGACCAGCGCCGGCTGCGGCACGACCCGCACCGTCTGATCGGCTGGCGGCAGCGTGTCCAGTCCGGCGACCGGAATGAAATACGGTGCTACCGGCCGTTTCAAAAACTGCATGTCGCCGTTGCCATCCTTGCGCAGGATGAGGTGGTAGGCCCACTGCCGGTCGTCGCGGTCGGGCAGGTCGGCGCGGTCATGATAGAGACCCCAGCGCGATTCGGTCCGTGTCAGCGAGGCTCGGGCGGCCATCTCGGCGCAGTCCCGGATGAACGACACTTCGACGGCGCGCATCAGCTCGTGCGGCGTGCGCGCCCCCATCTCGGCGATCTCGGCGCGCATTCGCTCGAACGTGCGGACCGCGATCGACAGCTTGGCCGCGGTTTTCGGCGGCGCGACATAGTCGTTGACGAACCGGCGCAGCTTGTATTCGACCTGCGGCTGGGGCGGTCCGTCGGGGTGGCGCAACGGCCGGTAGATCAGCTCGTGGGCTTCTGCTAGCTGGTCTTCCGGAAGACGCTGCGGGGCCGGCACCTCGGCAAGAGTCGAGGCCGCCTGCTCACCGGCCAGGTCGCCGAAGACGAACGCCCCGATCATGTAGTTGTGCGGGACGCAGGCCAGGTCACCTGCGGCGTACAACCCGGGAACGGTGGTGCGGGCGTGCTCATCGACCCACACCCCGGACGCGGAATGACCTGAGCACAAGCCAATTTCGGAGATGTGCATCTCGACATCGTGGGTGCGGTAGTTGTGGCCGCGGTTGGCGTGGAAGGTGCCGCGAGTGGGCCGTTCGGTGGTGTGCAGGATGTTTTCCAGCGCGCTCAGCTTCTCGTCGGGCAGGTGCGACACCTTCAAATAGATGGGGCCGCGGGCGGACTCGATCTCGCTGCGCACCTCGGCCATCATCTGCCCCGACCAGTAGTCGGAGTCGACAAACCGTTCCCCCAACGCGTTGACCTGGTAGCCACCGAATGGGTTGGCCACATACGCGCACGCCGGCCCGTTGTAATCCTTGATCAGCGGGTTGATTTGGAAGCACTCGATGCCCGAGAGTTCCGCGCCGGCGTGATACGCCATCGAATACCCGTCACCGGCGTTAGTCGGGTTCTCGTAGGTGCCATACAGATACCCCGAAGCGGGCAGGCCCAGCCGCCCGCACGCCCCGGTGGCCAGGATCACCGCCTTGGCACCGACAGTGACGAATTCGCCGGTGCGGGTGTGCAATGCGGCCGCGCCCACCGCCCGGCCATCGGCGACCAGCACCCGCACCGGCATCACCCGATTCTCGATGCGGATCTTCGCCCGCATCGAGCGTTGCCGCAGCACCCGGTACAGCGCCTTTTTGATGTCCTTGCCTTCGGGCATGGGCAGCACGTAGGAACCGGAGCGGTGCACGCGGCGCACCGCGTATTCGCCGCGCTCATCTTTTTCGAACTTGACGCCGTAGCGTTCGAGCCGCTGTACCATCGCGAACCCGCGGGTGGCGGTCTGGTAGATGGTGCGCTGGTTGACGATTCCATCGTTGGCGCGGGTGATTTCGGCGACGTAGTCCTCGGGTTTAGCCCTGCCCGGGATGACGGCGTTGTTGACCCCGTCCATTCCCATCGCCAGCGCGCCGGAATGGCGCACGTGCGCCTTCTCCAGCAGCAGCACGTTCGCGCCACGCTCGGCGGCCGTCAGCGCGGCCATGGTGCCCGCGGTGCCGCCGCCGATCACCAGGACGTCGCAGTCCATCCGCTCCGGTCGGGTCAGGTCGGGAATCTCCATCATTCGGCGATCGAATGCTCCAGTGCAGCAATGACTTCAGCCCGCAATGCCGGCCTTGCCCCGGCCGTTCGTGGCGCCGGCACATCGAGGAGAGCGCGCAGCGGTTGCCCGGTTCGGCCCAGCACCGCGACCCGGTCGCCCAGCGCGAGAGCTTCGTCGACGTCGTGGGTCACGAACACGATCGTGGTCGGATGTGTGCGCCAGGCGCCGATGAGCAGCCGCTGCATGGCGGCACGAGTCTGGGTGTCCAGCGCACCGAACGGCTCGTCCATCATCACCGCTCGCGGCGCACCGGCCAGTCCGCGCGCCAGCTGCACCCGCTGGCGCATCCCACCCGAAAGGCTCTTGGGCAGGTAGTCGCCGAAGCCGGTCAGCCCGAGCTCGGTGATCCAGCGGTCGGCCTGGGCGCGGCGGGTGGCTCGCGGTTCGCCGCGCAGTCGCAGCGCCAGCTCGATATTGGAGCGCACGCTGCGCCACGGCAGCAACGCATTGTCCTGGAATACCACGCCGCGCTCGCCAGAGGTGCCGGTGACCTCGACGCCGTCGGCCAGCACCCACCCCCGGTCGGGTGCCAGCAGCCCGGCCAGCGCACGCAGCACCGTCGTCTT encodes:
- the carA gene encoding glutamine-hydrolyzing carbamoyl-phosphate synthase small subunit — encoded protein: MNSHTPAAGGPVGKAVLVLEDGRIFTGTPFGAIGQTLGEAVFSTGMSGYQETLTDPSYHRQIVVATAPQIGNTGWNTEDSESRGERIWVAGYAVRDPSPRASNWRATTTLEDELVRQHIVGVAGIDTRAVVRHLRHFGSMKAGVFSGPALADREELLERVRAQPPMLGADLAGQVSTDDTYIVEPQGPHRFTVAAVDLGIKTNTPRNFARRGIRSHVLPSSATFEQIAEIKPHGVFLSNGPGDPATADHVVAVTRRVLDAGIPLFGICFGNQILGRALGLSTYKMVFGHRGINVPVIDHATGRVAITAQNHGFALQGEAGQRFDTPFGTAIVSHTCANDGVVEGVKLTNGRAFSVQYHPEAAAGPHDAEYLFDQFVELMAGEEH
- a CDS encoding dihydroorotase; this encodes MSVLIRGVRRYGEGNRVDVLVDDGQIVDIGARLQIPEDADVIDATGQVLLPGFVDLHAHLREPGREYAEDIETGSAAAALGGYTAVFAMANTNPVADSPVVTDHVWQRGQQVGLVDVHPVGAVTMGLAGKELTEMGMMAAGAAQVRMFSDDGNCVADPLVMRRALEYATGLGVLIAQHAEEPRLTVSAVAHEGPNAARLGLAGWPRAAEESIVARDALLARDAGARVHICHASTAGTVEILKWAKAQGISITAEVAPHHLMLDDSRLATYDGVYRVNPPLRESADAAALRQALADGVIDCVATDHAPHADHEKCVEFAAARPGMLGLQTALSVVAQTMVVPGLLTWRDVARVMSENPARIAGLPGHGRPLEVGEPANLVVVDPDATWTVAGAELASRSANTPYESMSLPATVTATLLRGKITARDGKCPV
- a CDS encoding aspartate carbamoyltransferase catalytic subunit, whose amino-acid sequence is MTRHLLAANDLSRDEATAILDDADRFAQALVGREVKKLPTLRGRTIITMFYENSTRTRVSFEVAGKLMSADVINVSATGSSVGKGESLRDTALTLRAAGADALVIRHPASGAAHRLADWTCANGSGPSVINAGDGTHEHPTQALLDALTIRQRLGGIDGRRIVIVGDILHSRVARSNVMLLATLGAEVVLVAPPTLLPVGVTEWPVTVSYDLDAELPAADAVLMLRVQAERMHGGFFPSAREYSVLYGLSDRRQALLPGHAVVLHPGPMLRGMEIESSVADSSQSAVLQQVSNGVHVRMAVLFHVLVGAQEVAA
- the pyrR gene encoding bifunctional pyr operon transcriptional regulator/uracil phosphoribosyltransferase PyrR, which produces MGAAGKTGVGSEPRELMSAADVGRTISRIAHQIIEKTALDGSDGPRVVLLGIPTRGVTLAKRLASRIAEFSGVQVDHGALDITLYRDDLMQKPPRPLEATSIPTAGIDDALVILVDDVLYSGRSVRCALDALRDIGRPRAVQLAVLVDRGHRELPLRADYVGKNVPTSRSESVHVLLAEHDGRDQVVISR
- a CDS encoding HNH endonuclease gives rise to the protein MFDSGVLTAVDPQADEAVLIARIAELERLKSAAAAGQARAAAALDGLRRSTEAAAGVPAAQRGRGVASEIALARRDSPARGGRHLGFAKALVYEMPHTLAALEAGQLSEWRATLIVRESACLDVEDRRTLDAQLCADMSKLDGMGDARITAAAKDIAYRLNAQAVVDRAAKAASERTVTIRPAPDTMTWVTALLPVAQGVAVYAALKRAADTTFDDRSRGQVMADTLVERVTGRPAGVAEPVAVNVVISDETLLGGDNAAAVVDGYGPIPAAVARSLVSDAVTDTRSRATLRRLYRHPRSGALVAMESRARCFPKGLATFIGLRDQRCRTPYCDAPIRHRDHAQPHNRGGPTNAANGLGSCERCNYVKEAHGWHVSTTMDETGWHIAEFITPTGAHYCSTAPPQPGRPEIFVHEVEPRIGITLPRLHAA
- a CDS encoding serine hydrolase domain-containing protein, with the translated sequence MNLEGNQASIREACDAGLLAGAVTMVWRHGKVLQVNEIGYRDVGAGLPMQRDTLFRIASMTKPVTVAVAMSLVDEGKLALRDPIVRWLPEFADMRVLDDPVGPLDRTHPAQRAILVEDLLTHTSGLAYGFSVSGPISRAYVRLPFGQGPDVWLAALAELPLVHQPGERMTYGHGIDVVGVLVSRIEAKPFHQVLDERILQPLGMHDTGFYVPAEKRSRVATMYALDENDRLRHDVMGPPQLAPPAFPNAGGGLWSAADDYLRFARMLLGDGVIDGVRVLSAESARAMRTDRLTAEQKQHPFLGAPFWIGRGFGLNLSVVTDPTKSGPIFGPGGAGTFSWPGAYGTWWQADPSADLILLYFVQNLPALSSDAAAAVAGNTSRAKLQAVQPKFVRHTYRALEL
- a CDS encoding TetR/AcrR family transcriptional regulator — its product is MTSGCANHRLTVDDWVQTGFRILAEDGIKALTIDRLCRRLGVTRGSFYWHFSDMRAYRRALLDTWAAVRDEDRGFFDALAADPPRQRLSRMMTALVGPRHWMLERAMREWARSEPAVAAAVRDSDRRVVAAVRRAYLDDGFDPEEADMRADVTFAAGIGFLYLSGPRPNPQAAGRREWFLDVMLRH